Part of the Methylophaga nitratireducenticrescens genome is shown below.
CCAATCAGTGTTGGTGGGGACAAATAATTTGCCTGGCCAAGACTTCGGAGCTATTCAAGCCATTGCCTGAGCTGTAATTTCGATTGAACGTTGCCGCTTTGGGGTATCAAAGATGTCTGAGACGATCATTAACTCATCGGCTTCAGTTTTCTCGATAAGATTTTGCAAACCGTTTTGAACTGTCTCATGGCTTCCAATGACACTGCAATCCAGCATTTGTCCTGCCTGGGCTTTTTCCTGAGGAGACCAGTAGGTTTCTATATCCTCGATAGGTGGCTGCATCAAGCCGCGAGTACCTCGAAAGAGGTCAGTAAAGGACATTTGCTGTGATGTTGCCAGGTAGCGAGCTTCCTTGTCAGTATCAGCCGCGATCACATTGACTCCGACCATTGCGTATGGCTTATCCAGTTGTGCCGAAGGTTTGAAATTCATCCGATAGACCTCAAGTGCCTGATAAAGCGCTTGTGGGGCAAAATGAGAGGCGAAACCATAAGGTAATCCCAGCATCGCCGCCAGTTGTGCACCAAATAGGCTGGAACCCAATATCCAAATAGGCACATTACTTCCCGAACCGGGTACTGCCTCTATTTGTTGAGCGGCGTCTTTGGGTGCAAGATAAGCCTGTAATTCCTGTACATCTTGCGGGAATTTTTCAGCGTTGGCTGGATCTCTACGCAAAGCACGTAAGGTCATTTGGTCGGTGCCAGGAGCGCGGCCCAAACCAAGATCAATACGGCCGGGAAATAGCGCTTCCAATGTCCCAAACTGCTCAGCAATTATATATGGCGCGTGATTAGGCAGCATGATTCCACCGGATCCCACGCGGATGGTATTTGTCCCAGCAGCGATATGGCCAATGACAATGGCGGTGGCGGCTGTTGTGACACCAGGCATATTATGATGCTCAGCTACCCATATGCGTTTGTATCCCAGACGCTCAGCATGCTGGGCATATTTCCGGGCATCATTAAGTGCCGTTCTTCGGTCAGAGCCTTGGCGTACACGGCCAAGTTCAAGAATAGATAGTGGAATCATATGGAACTACACCTTATTTTGTGTTGTTGTCACTTTCTAGGCTAACTTTTGGGATTAGGTTTGTAAGAGTCCTTAGAACCTAAACCTAACGACTAAATATCAATGGCAAGCAGAAATGTTGCACCTATAAACTACGAAAATATCTGCGTAAAATGTGTTTAAAAATATAGTCTTTTTTTAAATTTGATCTTTCGCTCTAAGCAATCTGTCACCTAACCCATCTCTAATTTTGTCTACGGTTCAACCTATAAATTCAAGAAATAGTGGCTCACTAACTCTGGTGAGAGAATTTCTATTCTATTATGGAGAAGTGGCAAGAAAAGCTAAGCACTAACATGAGTAACAGCTGTCAGAGAGGCAAATCCTCAAGAGACAATCAGAAAGTGATCCAAAGTTATGCTCAAAGTGTTGATCTGTAATCGGACAAGCTGCCGATACAATTGATTAATCAGCGGTCAAGCAGCTTTTTCCTCACCTTAACAGGAGCCCGATGGTAATGCGACTACACCAGCAAACCGACGCTATGGAAACAATCTCCAATCTCGATAATCTTGCAAAGTTGGTAAGTTACTCGTTTATGGACACGCTCAATGCTGATCCTGACGCGACATCAACTGGAGCTGACCATTTACCACGACAAGTCTTTTCGGGCCATTATGTTCCTGTCAGTCCAACGCCACTCGAAAATCCCGAGTACGTGGCACATAGTAGAAACCTGTTTCGCGAACTGGGCTTCGCTGATAGTTTGGCTGAGTCGGCCGACTTCATGCGTGTCTTCTCCGGCAATCTTGCAAACGTTCCGGAGCCGATGCGTAAGGTTGGTTGGGCGTGTGGCTATGCACTGTCCATTTATGGTACCGAATACACCCAGCAATGTCCTTTTCAGACCGGTAACGGATACGGCGATGGTCGTGCTATTTCGGTGCTAGAGGCCGTCATCAATGGTCATCGTTGGGAAATGCAGTTAAAAGGTGGGGGCCGGACGCCATACTGCCGCGGCGCAGATGGACGCGCTGTTTTGCGGTCGAGTGTACGAGAGTTTCTGGCTCAGGAGAATATGCATGCGCTAGGGGTGCCAACCTCAAGGTCTTTGAGTCTGTACGTTTCTAAAACGGAGAAAGTAAGACGTCCATGGTACTCAGAAGGCTCACGCTCGAAGGACCCGGATACGATTATATTGGAGCCAGCAGCTATCTCGACGCGGGTCGCACCCTCTTTCATTCGGGTTGGCCAAATTGAGCTTTTCGGTCGCCGTGCTCGAAAGAATGAACACCCACAAGCAATGGAAGAGCTGGAGCAGATAGTCTTGCACCTGATCGATCGTGAGTATGGTGACGTCATCGATCAAAACCTGAGCACCCCCGAAAAAGTATTGATGCTTGCTCGTGAGTACCAAAACCGATTTACATCTCTTATTGCGAATTGGATCCGTGTCGGCTATTGCCAAGGTAACTTCAACAGCGATAATTGTGCTGCCGGTGGATTCACACTCGACTACGGTCCATTTGGATTCTGCGAAATGTTTGATCCGTACTATCAGCCATGGACGGGGGGAGGAAAGCATTTCGCATTTTTGAATCAACCTGTTGCAGCGGAAAAAAACTTTCAGATGTTTTGTATAGCATTGCGTCCGTTACTGACTTCGCATCAGGACAGTTTGCGACAGCTCGACGAGATTAAAAGCAGCTTCGCATCCGTAATGCAGGTGCAAATGGAGAAAATGTGGGCAGCCAAACTTGGGCTGGATACTTTTAATGAGGAGTTGTTTAGTGAGCTTGTATCGCTGATGATGCAAACATCGGTTGATTACACCATTTTCTTTCGCGAACTCTCTTTAGTACCTGACGATATCGGGCCACTCAAAAAAAGCTTTTACCAGAACCCGACCTATAATCTAGACCTCGAACGGATAAATAATCACTGGGCAGAATGGCTCACAAAATGGAAAGCGCTTATCGTTAAGGCCAACACGACAGATACTCATCCGTTTTCTCATGACGAGCTCTCCAGCAATATGAAACTGGTCAATCCAAAATACAGTTTGCGTGAGTGGTTAGTTGTGCCTGCTTATCAGCAAGCGAAAGAGGGGAACTACTCACTAATTCGAAAGCTGCAAGAAGTCATGACAAATCCATACGACGAGCAATCGAAAGAGGTAGAGGAGAAGTTTTACAGGCTCAAGCCACCAGCGTTTTTTGAGGTTGGCGGGCTATCGTATTACAGCTGCTCGTCCTGATTTTATGAAAAATCCTCAAGGGAATAGCTACTGGCACGATCTGTAAAAGGGTCAATACATCTATGGTGCAGAAGGGCGAAAATTCGAAGCGAAAAGGGCTTTAGTACTGCTTTGCTTCAGGTTAATGCGCCGGTAAAAATGATGTGACTAATATGATTTTCCTTAAATAACTTGGGTATGGAAATGCAAAGATTATTACGGAAAATATTCATCAAAGGTGTAAGAGAACGTTCAGCAGTGAAGGTAGGATTGTCTCAGCACTTTTACAAAATCATCATTATGGTTTTGTGTTTGCTCGCATTTCAGATCGAGATAATTGCTCGGTTTTCGTTGAACTTGTTACCAACGAGTGGTGACATTTTCTTTTTATTTGGCATCGTAGTGATAGGAATCATCATGTATATCGATTTTCAGATGATTAAATCCAGGATGGAAATGCACATGACTTTAAGGCAAGTTCTGCGTTATAGAAGAAGATGCGCATAAGTTTAATTGCAACTCGTTCCCATGCTCATGCGTGGATAGGCAAAGACAGAACTAGAAGGTGTCAGTTTAAAAAGGGTTTGTTCAGATACGACGATATAGTCTGAAACATTTCCTAAATACACAACAGCTAAAATCGTAATTACCAAACCCCAGATACAAAAAAACGGACCGAAGTCCGTTAGTTTGTTTGGCGGAGGGACAGGGATTCGAACCCTGGGTAGGCTATAAACCCACGCCGGTTTTCAAGACCGGTGCATTCAACCGCTCTGCCATCCCTCCAAGACGCGGCATATTACTAGGAATGACTTGTTCTGACAACAGTGAAAGCAAAATTTATATTGCTATTGCCATTTAGAACTTATCCGGTAGGATGATGTCCATTGGATGAACTACCTATCATCAATACTTTACTGAGTAATGGAGAAATAAACTGATGAACTACGATACACAATCAACAGTTGTACGTTCGCGCGAGTCTGCGCTGCAAACCAACAAGTTATTGCGTAACACCTATGTACTCCTGGCAATGACGCTGGGTTTTAGTGCGCTGACTGCTGGGATATCAATGGCCTTAAACCTGCCACATCCAGGCATTATCATTACACTAATTGGTTACTTCGGCTTGTTGTTCCTGACAGCTAAATTGCGCAACAGCGTTTGGGGTATTGCCTCAGTATTCGCGCTGACGGGTTTTATGGGGCTGACACTGGGACCAATCGTTAATGCTTATCTGGGATTGCCCAATGGCCCACAGATTGTTATGCAGGCTCTGGGCGCAACAGGGATTGTCTTTTTAGGCTTATCTGCTTACGCGATTAAATCTGAAAAAGACTTCAGCTTTATGGGTGGTTTCCTGTTTGTCGGTATCCTGGTGGCTTTCCTGGCGGGTCTGGCAGCGTTCTTCTTTAATATGCCAGGTTTGTCTCTGGCCGTATCTGCAATGTTTGTGCTATTGATGTCTGGTTTGATTCTTTATGAAACCAGCAACATCATTCATGGTGGTGAAACGAACTACATCATGGCAACCATCACGTTGTATGTCAGTATTTACAATCTGTTCACCAGCCTTCTGCATTTAATTGGTGCATTCTCAGGTGACGATTGATTTGACCTTCAGTTAATTTGACCCATGCAAGCCCCTGCAAAGGGGCTTGTTTGTATCTGGAGTAATCGAATAAAAAATCTGCGGTATGTAGCCAGAACATTACGCATTATAATTAGTCTGTTTATATAGTGATTACTTCGTTATACCTGGGTTCGCAGGCATTGTTTTGTAATGGCCAGGCAGTCAATGTGAAGGTTTATGCGTACTAGGCTTTTCTACTACAGGTAATTCATACGATTTTTCTCATAATAGGGCGTAGTTAGCGCATAATAGATATCATGAAACAGACACTCTCACAATTAATCGATAATTTCGGGCGACACGTCACCTATATACGCATGTCGATCACTGATCGTTGTGATTTCCGTTGCGTGTATTGCATGGATGAAGAAATGACTTTCATGCCACGCGAACAGTTGCTTACGCTGGAAGAGATTGCCTTTCTGGTAAGAGCCTTTTGTGAATTAGGCGTGGAAAAAGTCCGTATCACCGGTGGCGAACCGTTAGTGCGTCGCAACGTCGATTGGTTGATAGAGCAAATTGGCGCGTTAAAGCACACCACATCGCTTAAAGAACTGAACTTAACCACCAACGGCTCCCAGTTACCCAAGTACGCTGAAAAGCTGGCTGCAGCCGGTATGGATCGCATTAACATCAGTCTGGACTCCTTGAATAGTAATCGTTTTCGTGAATTAACCCGAACTGGTGATTTAAAGCAGGTTTTGGCTGGAATAGCCGCAGCCAAACAGGCTGGTTTTGAGCGTATAAAACTTAATACAGTGATTATGAAAGGTCGAAACGAGGATGAGATTGTCGATCTGGCTCAGTTTGCCATTGATAACGATCTGGATATTTCCTATATCGAAGAAATGCCCTTAGGGCAGGTAACCCACAATCGCGATGAGAGCTTTTGTAGCAGTGATGAAGTATTGGATACATTACAAAAGCATTTTGACTTGCAAAGTTCTATTGCTAATACCGGCGGACCTTCTCGTTATTTCAAAGTCGCTGGCACTAACAGCAAAATAGGTTTTATTTCCCCGCATAGCCATAATTTCTGTGAAAGCTGTAATCGTGTTCGAGTAACGACTGAAGGCCGTTTACTATTGTGCTTAGGTCAAGAACATTCAATGGACCTGCGTGAAGTCATTCGTCGCTACCCAGGCGATGCCGACAAACTGAAACAAGCTATTATCCAGTCGATGGCCATCAAACCTAAAGGCCATGATTTTAACATCAAGGCCGAACCAATTCTCTTCAGGCATATGAGCGTGACCGGTGGCTAGATATTTACCTGAAATGACCAATAATGGGATTAATCGTTTGCAAACCACTATTGTTTCAGACGAGTTTGGTGAACACCGCGAGGTATCATTAACTGGTGAACGGCCGTTGACCATTTACCTGGATAACCGTGAGATTGTGACGCTGATGACGCTTGGTGCTCAGCCAGAGTTACTGACACTAGGTTATTTACGTAACCAAAGTCTGGTGGATGAATTAACCCATATCAAATCTATTCAGGTAGATTGGGATGTTGAGGCTGTTGCTGTCACCACGCATCAACAAAAAAATAATCTTGATTCACTTATGTCCAGACGCATTTCCACCAGCGGTTGTGGACAGGGCACTATGTTTGCTCATGTGATGGATTCGTTGTCTGAGTTGAAACTGCAATGCCCCGTTTTCAACGCACAATTTATTTATGACGTTTTACATGCTTTGAACGAATATAACGAAATTTATAAACAGGCTGGGGCAGTGCACGGCTGTGCTTTGTGTCAACAAAATAAAGTGTTATGTTTTGTTGAAGATGTAGGCAGGCATAATGCGGTTGATGCCATTTCAGGTTGGATGTGGCTGAATGAAATTAAAGGTAACGATAAAGTGTTTTATACCACTGGTCGTCTGACGTCAGAAATGGTTATTAAAGTCGCCCAAATGCAGGTACCTTTACTTTTATCTCGCAGTGGGGTGACGGAAATGGGATTGAGCATTGCACAGGATATTGGAATTGGTATGATCGCTCGGGCGAAAGGTAAACATTTTCTGGTTTATACTGGTCAAGAGCAATTTGAAACCAATACTTCATTATTAGGTGCTTCCGCTGGAAAATAATCATCAAACAACAAACTAACGTTTACCCACCGGGCAGAGGCCCGTATTTGAACCCGGATAGCCAGTTACAAACGACAAGTTAGAGTGTGATTTTTGATGGCGATAATGGCAGTGATACCCTGAGGTTTTTTATTAACAGCACTTATCGGGTGTTCTCGTTGGTTATGATATTGTTGTTATTTTTTATCAATACGTTTCTTGTTATTTCTAATGTTGTTTCTCGATTAGTTTCGCCTTATCCCACAGTGCGTCAAGCTCATCTAATGAAGCCGCTTGCAATGATTTTCCCTGTTGGTTTATCTGCGTTTCAATAAATTGAAAACGGCGGAGAAACTTTTGATTACATTGCTGGATGGCTTGTTCAGGATCGACGTCTAAGTGTCTGGCAAGATTGGTAATGGCAAATAACAAATCGCCGATTTCTTCCTGTAATTTCATTGGATCAGCTTCATCCAATTCAGCAGCAACCTCATCCAGTTCTTCATGAATTTTGGCAATTACCCCATCAATATTCGGCCAGTCAAATCCAATACTGGCAGCTGTTTTTTGCAATTCAACAGCATAGTGAAGAGATAAAAGCTGTTTATTTGCAGCATTAAGCAAGGAAGATTTAGCCATTAGTCGCCACGGGTAAATTTAATAATATGCCGACGATCGCGTTTACTTGGCCGACCTTTTTGATCACGAAAACCTAATGGTTCGTTTTTGATTTGTTCGCGTAATAATTCGCGCTTTTCACGGCTTTCCGGTGTTTCCTGATATAGCAACTGGGCTTCGCTGGCCGGACGGCGTTGTTTTTTCAAAGCTAAAACATCAATAACATATTCATAAGGTGGTTGTGAAATGGTTAATTGATCACCAGGACGGATTGTTCGGCTGGGTTTGGCGCGTTGACCATTTGCATGCACTTTTCCACCATTAATGGCTTCAACAGCCAGGCTGCGGGTTTTATAAAACCGCGCAGCCCAAAGCCATTTATCCAGCCGCTGATTTTCCTGGCTTTCGATTTCGGCTTTCGCCATCAAGCCTTACCTTGCAACTGCAATAAAATGCCTTCGTTTTCCAGCGTTGAAGTGTCTTGGGTGATCTCTTCACCCTTGGCAATGGCTCGTAGTAAACGACGCATTATTTTACCGCTGCGGGTTTTGGGGAGATTATCGGAATAACGAATTTCATCTGGTT
Proteins encoded:
- a CDS encoding protein adenylyltransferase SelO — encoded protein: MRLHQQTDAMETISNLDNLAKLVSYSFMDTLNADPDATSTGADHLPRQVFSGHYVPVSPTPLENPEYVAHSRNLFRELGFADSLAESADFMRVFSGNLANVPEPMRKVGWACGYALSIYGTEYTQQCPFQTGNGYGDGRAISVLEAVINGHRWEMQLKGGGRTPYCRGADGRAVLRSSVREFLAQENMHALGVPTSRSLSLYVSKTEKVRRPWYSEGSRSKDPDTIILEPAAISTRVAPSFIRVGQIELFGRRARKNEHPQAMEELEQIVLHLIDREYGDVIDQNLSTPEKVLMLAREYQNRFTSLIANWIRVGYCQGNFNSDNCAAGGFTLDYGPFGFCEMFDPYYQPWTGGGKHFAFLNQPVAAEKNFQMFCIALRPLLTSHQDSLRQLDEIKSSFASVMQVQMEKMWAAKLGLDTFNEELFSELVSLMMQTSVDYTIFFRELSLVPDDIGPLKKSFYQNPTYNLDLERINNHWAEWLTKWKALIVKANTTDTHPFSHDELSSNMKLVNPKYSLREWLVVPAYQQAKEGNYSLIRKLQEVMTNPYDEQSKEVEEKFYRLKPPAFFEVGGLSYYSCSS
- a CDS encoding Bax inhibitor-1/YccA family protein codes for the protein MNYDTQSTVVRSRESALQTNKLLRNTYVLLAMTLGFSALTAGISMALNLPHPGIIITLIGYFGLLFLTAKLRNSVWGIASVFALTGFMGLTLGPIVNAYLGLPNGPQIVMQALGATGIVFLGLSAYAIKSEKDFSFMGGFLFVGILVAFLAGLAAFFFNMPGLSLAVSAMFVLLMSGLILYETSNIIHGGETNYIMATITLYVSIYNLFTSLLHLIGAFSGDD
- a CDS encoding RNA-binding S4 domain-containing protein — protein: MAKAEIESQENQRLDKWLWAARFYKTRSLAVEAINGGKVHANGQRAKPSRTIRPGDQLTISQPPYEYVIDVLALKKQRRPASEAQLLYQETPESREKRELLREQIKNEPLGFRDQKGRPSKRDRRHIIKFTRGD
- a CDS encoding formate dehydrogenase accessory sulfurtransferase FdhD, with amino-acid sequence MARYLPEMTNNGINRLQTTIVSDEFGEHREVSLTGERPLTIYLDNREIVTLMTLGAQPELLTLGYLRNQSLVDELTHIKSIQVDWDVEAVAVTTHQQKNNLDSLMSRRISTSGCGQGTMFAHVMDSLSELKLQCPVFNAQFIYDVLHALNEYNEIYKQAGAVHGCALCQQNKVLCFVEDVGRHNAVDAISGWMWLNEIKGNDKVFYTTGRLTSEMVIKVAQMQVPLLLSRSGVTEMGLSIAQDIGIGMIARAKGKHFLVYTGQEQFETNTSLLGASAGK
- the moaA gene encoding GTP 3',8-cyclase MoaA, with translation MKQTLSQLIDNFGRHVTYIRMSITDRCDFRCVYCMDEEMTFMPREQLLTLEEIAFLVRAFCELGVEKVRITGGEPLVRRNVDWLIEQIGALKHTTSLKELNLTTNGSQLPKYAEKLAAAGMDRINISLDSLNSNRFRELTRTGDLKQVLAGIAAAKQAGFERIKLNTVIMKGRNEDEIVDLAQFAIDNDLDISYIEEMPLGQVTHNRDESFCSSDEVLDTLQKHFDLQSSIANTGGPSRYFKVAGTNSKIGFISPHSHNFCESCNRVRVTTEGRLLLCLGQEHSMDLREVIRRYPGDADKLKQAIIQSMAIKPKGHDFNIKAEPILFRHMSVTGG
- a CDS encoding LLM class flavin-dependent oxidoreductase, which encodes MIPLSILELGRVRQGSDRRTALNDARKYAQHAERLGYKRIWVAEHHNMPGVTTAATAIVIGHIAAGTNTIRVGSGGIMLPNHAPYIIAEQFGTLEALFPGRIDLGLGRAPGTDQMTLRALRRDPANAEKFPQDVQELQAYLAPKDAAQQIEAVPGSGSNVPIWILGSSLFGAQLAAMLGLPYGFASHFAPQALYQALEVYRMNFKPSAQLDKPYAMVGVNVIAADTDKEARYLATSQQMSFTDLFRGTRGLMQPPIEDIETYWSPQEKAQAGQMLDCSVIGSHETVQNGLQNLIEKTEADELMIVSDIFDTPKRQRSIEITAQAMA
- a CDS encoding MazG nucleotide pyrophosphohydrolase domain-containing protein, with the translated sequence MAKSSLLNAANKQLLSLHYAVELQKTAASIGFDWPNIDGVIAKIHEELDEVAAELDEADPMKLQEEIGDLLFAITNLARHLDVDPEQAIQQCNQKFLRRFQFIETQINQQGKSLQAASLDELDALWDKAKLIEKQH